A segment of the Acidobacteriota bacterium genome:
ACACCGAGCCGCGACTGACCGACACCCTCGGCCGGAGCGACGTGCGGGTGCTCTCCGCTGCCTTCGAGATTCCCCTCGGCGCCACCGTCGAGGAACTGGCGCTGGCGGAGCGTCTGGAACGGCAGAACTACCGCCGGGTACGCCAGCGGCCGGAGCGGCCGGGAGAGTTCTTCTGGGGCCACGAGGTGTTCTGGATCTATCGCCGTGCCCACCGCAGCGGCGGCCAGGATCGACCCGCGCGGCTCTTCGCCCTGCGCCTCGAGCCACCGGCGGGGCGCATCCTGCAGGCCGAGAACGCGGACGGTGCTGCACTGCGCAAGGCGCTCCGGTTGGAACCGGAACTGCTCGCCGAATCCCTCGGCGGGGATCGTGCTCCCCGCATCCCCATCGTCTTCGACGACCTGCCGGAACACGTCTGGCGGCCGCTGCTGGCGGCCGAGGATGCTCGTTTCTTCGACCACGTGGGGATCGACGGCCGGGGCATCGCCCGGGCGCTCCTCGCCAACGCCAGGGCCGGCGGCGTGGCCCAGGGCGGCAGCACCATCACCCAGCAGTTGATCAAGCGGCGGGATCTCACTCCCAAGCGAACCCTCGGCCGCAAAGCCTCGGAAGTGATGCGGGCGCTAGCCCTGGAGGCCGACTACGACAAGGAAGAGATCCTCGAGGCGTATCTCGATCACGTCTACCTGGGGCACGTCGACGGCGTGTCGATCGACGGTTGGGGCACCGCCGCTCGGGTATTTTTCTCGAAGCATGTCGAGGACCTCGATCTGGCCGAGTCCGCCCTGCTCGCCGGTATGGTCCAGGGACCCAACCGCCTGTCGCCGGTGCGCAACCCGGAGGCCGCCCAAAAGCGTCGAGATTGGGTCCTCTCGCGGATGGAAGAGCTGGGCTGGACCGCGGCGGACGAGGTGGCCGCGGCCCGCCGCCAGGCGGTGCGCCTGAAACGCTCCTCACCGCCCCGGCGGATGGCGCCGCAGTTTCTGCGCTGGGTGGCGGAAGCGGCCGAATCCTCGGCACCGGAGCGGCTGGCGAAGGGGCGCGGACTGGTGGCCGAAACCACTCTCGACCCGCACCTCCAGCGGCTGGCCGAAGACGCCGTCGGCCACGGCCTGCGCAACCTCGGAGCGCGCGGCGCCCAGGCCGCCCTCGTCGCCCTCGACGCGACCACCGGCGAGGTGCTCGCCCACGTCGGCGGCGATCCGCGCGGCGCTGGCGACCAGTTCGACCGGGTGCGCCAGGCAGAGCGCCAACCGGGCTCGGCGATCAAGCCGCTCTTGCTGCTCGAAGCCTTCGACCGCTGCGCCGGGCCGCGGGATGCCGAGAGAAGCGACCCTCCCCGGCGGCCGCTGTTCCCGGCCAGCCGAGTGCTCGACGCGCCCTACCGCCTGGAGTTGCCTTCCGGGCCGTGGGAGCCGGAGAACAACGACCGGCAGTTTCGCGGCGTCGTGCGGCTGCGCGATGCTCTTTCCCAGTCCCTGAACGTGCCCTTCGCCCGCCTCGCCGGCTGGTGCGGCCTGGAAGCAACGGCGGAGCGGGCGCGGGAAGCGGGGCTTTCGCTGCCGGAGGAAGTGCCGCCGGCCTTCGTCCTCGGCGCCATCGAAACCACGCCGCTCCGCATGGCCGAGGCGTTCACCGTCTTCGCGACCCCGGGCAAGGCCCTGCGGCCGTTTCCGGTGCGCCGCCTGGAGCGCCCCGGCGGCCGCCTGCTGGCCCGTTCAAAGGCGATGTCGCGGCGGGTCGTTCGGCCGGCCACCGGCTACCTGGTGCGCGACATGATGCGCACCGCCGCCGAAGTGGGAACGGCGCGCGGCGGCGCCGTCCAGGGCATCGACGTGGCTGGCAAGACCGGCACCTCCTCCCGGCGGCGGGACGCCTGGTTCGTGGGCGATACGGGCTCCCTGGTGATCGCCGTGTGGGTGGGAAGGGACGATGGCGAGCCCCTCGGCCTTTCCGGTGCCGCGGCGGCGGCGCCCATCTGGCAACGCTTCGCCGCCGCGGCGGCGGGCAGCCGGCCGCGGCGCAGCGTCGAGCGGCCGAGCCGGGTGGTGGAACGGGCCTACGACCCGGACACCGGTCGCCGGGTGCGCGAGACGCGTCGCGGTTCCGAGATGGAACTCTTCCGCCTCGGCGCCCTGCCGCCCCACAAGCGAGTTTTCAGGAAGGATCCGGCGCTACCGGTGGTGCGTTAGAGCAAACCGCAGTCCGCCAGAAAGCCGGCGGTCAGTTCCCACAGACGGTCGAGGCGATCGAGCAGGCGGTGATCGCCGTCGGCGAAGAGTTCCAGCCGAATCTCCTGGAAGG
Coding sequences within it:
- a CDS encoding transglycosylase domain-containing protein encodes the protein MLSRYASLVAFATVVLWMMATALSGADENTEPRLTDTLGRSDVRVLSAAFEIPLGATVEELALAERLERQNYRRVRQRPERPGEFFWGHEVFWIYRRAHRSGGQDRPARLFALRLEPPAGRILQAENADGAALRKALRLEPELLAESLGGDRAPRIPIVFDDLPEHVWRPLLAAEDARFFDHVGIDGRGIARALLANARAGGVAQGGSTITQQLIKRRDLTPKRTLGRKASEVMRALALEADYDKEEILEAYLDHVYLGHVDGVSIDGWGTAARVFFSKHVEDLDLAESALLAGMVQGPNRLSPVRNPEAAQKRRDWVLSRMEELGWTAADEVAAARRQAVRLKRSSPPRRMAPQFLRWVAEAAESSAPERLAKGRGLVAETTLDPHLQRLAEDAVGHGLRNLGARGAQAALVALDATTGEVLAHVGGDPRGAGDQFDRVRQAERQPGSAIKPLLLLEAFDRCAGPRDAERSDPPRRPLFPASRVLDAPYRLELPSGPWEPENNDRQFRGVVRLRDALSQSLNVPFARLAGWCGLEATAERAREAGLSLPEEVPPAFVLGAIETTPLRMAEAFTVFATPGKALRPFPVRRLERPGGRLLARSKAMSRRVVRPATGYLVRDMMRTAAEVGTARGGAVQGIDVAGKTGTSSRRRDAWFVGDTGSLVIAVWVGRDDGEPLGLSGAAAAAPIWQRFAAAAAGSRPRRSVERPSRVVERAYDPDTGRRVRETRRGSEMELFRLGALPPHKRVFRKDPALPVVR